One stretch of Ipomoea triloba cultivar NCNSP0323 chromosome 8, ASM357664v1 DNA includes these proteins:
- the LOC116028011 gene encoding AP2-like ethylene-responsive transcription factor ANT — MNDKNSNANNNNNENSWLGFSLSPHMKMEVSSPSSSTTAAMAAQSFHLSPSLCYGVGEASAFHFPLPVMPLKSDGSLCIMQPLSRSHPNGMVPNGSPKLEDFLGGATMGENHQFGSHEREAMALSLDSIYYHNPNDPQEAARHRGSLDFLQEPQTPHSYFSTLQCHDLYQEPLDGENELKNWVSVGPFSGGGGGGQQPFDHHPTTTTMVGEGGGGMGCNELQSLSLSMSPGSQSSCVTAARQISPTELECCVAMESKKRASMKVVPKQPVHRKSIDTFGQRTSQYRGVTRHRWTGRYEAHLWDNSCKKEGQTRKGRQVYLGGYDMEEKAARAYDLAALKYWGPSTHINFPLENYQKELEEMKNMTRQEYVAHLRRKSSGFSRGASIYRGVTRHHQHGRWQARIGRVAGNKDLYLGTFSTQEEAAEAYDIAAIKFRGVNAVTNFDISRYDVDKIIASNTLPTGEVARRNKEIREPPVEAAAIEYNNIAPPEGGECVQDGRATANASDWNMMLYSSPQQQNSVSLEALQEKALSIGGGGFSVALHDVFGNETSQGVLQQQDESNKMDSHISNPSSLVTSLGSSREASPDKTGASMVFTAKTKFLIPAGNVAAASMPHLPVYAAWNDT; from the exons ATGAATGATAAGAACAGtaatgctaataataataacaatgaaaaTAGCTGGCTGGGATTTTCTCTCTCACCCCACATGAAAATGGAggtttcttctccttcttcttcaacAACTGCAGCCATGGCTGCTCAAAGCTTCCACCTTTCTCCCTCTCTGTGCTATGGGGTGGGAGAAGCCTCTGCCTTTCATTTTCCTCTTCCAGTTATGCCCCTCAAGTCAGATGGTTCTCTTTGTATTATGCAGCCCCTCTCAAGATCCCACCCAAATG GGATGGTGCCAAATGGCAGCCCAAAGTTGGAGGACTTTTTGGGAGGTGCAACAATGGGGGAGAATCATCAGTTTGGCAGCCATGAGAGGGAAGCCATGGCTCTAAGCTTAGACAGTATTTACTATCATAACCCTAATGACCCTCAAGAAGCTGCAAGGCATAGGGGTAGTTTGGACTTTCTTCAAGAACCCCAAACTCCCCATTCTTACTTCTCCACCCTACAATGCCATGATCTTTACCAAGAACCCCTTGATGGGGAGAATGAGCTGAAAAATTGGGTTTCTGTGGGGCCctttagtggtggtggtggtggtggtcaACAGCCCTTTGACCAccaccccaccaccaccacaatgGTGGGTGAGGGGGGTGGGGGGATGGGCTGCAATGAGTTACAGTCACTAAGCTTATCCATGAGCCCTGGCTCCCAATCTAGCTGTGTAACAGCTGCAAGGCAGATTTCCCCAACTGAGCTTGAATGTTGTGTAGCTATGGAGTCCAAGAAAAGGGCTTCCATGAAAGTGGTTCCAAAACAGCCTGTCCACAGAAAATCCATAGACACTTTTGGTCAAAGAACATCCCAGTACAGAGGGGTAACCAG ACATAGGTGGACTGGTAGGTATGAAGCACACTTGTGGGACAACAGTTGCAAGAAGGAGGGGCAGACTAGAAAAGGAAGGCAAG TGTATTTGG GAGGTTATGATATGGAGGAGAAAGCTGCAAGAGCTTATGATCTTGCTGCACTTAAGTATTGGGGTCCCTCTACCCACATTAACTTCCCG CTGGAGAACTACCAGAAGGAACTCGAGGAGATGAAGAACATGACTCGCCAGGAATACGTTGCACACTTGAGAAG GAAAAGCAGTGGATTCTCCCGGGGTGCTTCTATATACCGCGGGGTGACaag GCACCATCAACACGGTCGCTGGCAGGCCCGAATAGGAAGAGTTGCAGGAAACAAAGACCTTTATCTCGGGACTTTCA GCACTCAGGAAGAAGCTGCAGAGGCTTATGATATTGCTGCAATCAAGTTCAGGGGAGTGAATGCTGTCACGAACTTTGACATATCTCGCTACGATGTGGACAAGATCATAGCGAGCAATACCCTGCCAACAGGGGAAGTAGCGAGGCGAAACAAGGAGATCAGAGAGCCCCCCGTGGAGGCTGCTGCGATCGAGTACAACAACATTGCCCCGCCCGAGGGAGGGGAGTGTGTTCAAGATGGGAGGGCCACCGCGAACGCATCAGACTGGAACATGATGCTGTACAGCTCGCCCCAGCAGCAGAACAGCGTGTCGCTGGAGGCCTTACAGGAGAAGGCATTGAGCATCGGGGGGGGCGGGTTCTCAGTGGCCCTGCACGATGTGTTTGGGAACGAGACGAGCCAGGGAGTCCTGCAGCAGCAGGACGAATCGAACAAGATGGACAGCCACATTTCGAACCCCTCGTCTTTGGTGACTAGCCTCGGCAGCTCGAGGGAAGCTAGCCCCGACAAGACGGGCGCCTCGATGGTGTTCACCGCGAAAACCAAGTTCTTGATTCCAGCAGGCAATGTAGCAGCAGCCTCCATGCCTCATCTGCCAGTCTATGCTGCCTGGAATGATACCTGA
- the LOC116027981 gene encoding transcription factor bHLH74-like isoform X2, whose translation MGTEDNQPISGIHYPSRSNPVNVVSKIPAFWNQDSCIAIKSVEGGAPKDPSGDVFECSKERGEKKHKMGQNDDSARWKSSGEPRKENYVHVRAKRGQATNSHSLAERVRREKISERMRLLQELVPGCNKIAGKAVMLDEIIKYVQSLQQQFLSMKLAAVNPEMNLDAEQILSNDIFLPGLNISHRSFTCIPGSTLLHALPQNVWDNDLQSILQKGFDSMSSRGPNDR comes from the exons ATGGGAACTGAGGATAATCAGCCTATTAGTGGAATTCACTATCCATCACGTTCGAATCCGGTTAATGTGGTGTCCAAGATTCCTGCATTTTGGAATCAAGACTCCTGCATTGCCATTAAG AGTGTTGAAGGGGGAGCCCCAAAAGATCCATCTGGAGATGTTTTCGAATGTTCGAAAGAACGAGGTGAAAAGAAACATAAGATGGGGCAAAACGATGACAGTGCGAGATGGAAGAGTAGCGGGGAGCCTCGAAAGGAAAATTATGTTCATGTGAGGGCTAAAAGAGGCCAGGCAACAAACAGTCACAGCCTTGCAGAAAGG GTTAGGAGAGAAAAAATCAGTGAAAGAATGAGACTGCTTCAAGAACTAGTCCCAGGCTGCAATAAG ATTGCTGGGAAAGCGGTGATGCTCGACGAGATTATTAAGTATGTGCAGTCACTCCAGCAACAG TTCCTGTCAATGAAGCTTGCAGCTGTGAATCCAGAGATGAATCTTGATGCTGAGCAGATATTATCCAATGAT ATCTTTCTGCCAGGATTGAATATTTCCCACAGATCTTTCACTTGCATCCCAGGCTCAACCCTATTGCATGCTTTACCTCAG AATGTATGGGACAATGACCTGCAGAGTATTCTCCAAAAGGGATTTGATTCCATGAGTAGTAGGGGACCAAATGATAGGTGA
- the LOC116027981 gene encoding transcription factor bHLH74-like isoform X1: MGTEDNQPISGIHYPSRSNPVNVVSKIPAFWNQDSCIAIKSVEGGAPKDPSGDVFECSKERGEKKHKMGQNDDSARWKSSGEPRKENYVHVRAKRGQATNSHSLAERVRREKISERMRLLQELVPGCNKIAGKAVMLDEIIKYVQSLQQQVEFLSMKLAAVNPEMNLDAEQILSNDIFLPGLNISHRSFTCIPGSTLLHALPQNVWDNDLQSILQKGFDSMSSRGPNDR, encoded by the exons ATGGGAACTGAGGATAATCAGCCTATTAGTGGAATTCACTATCCATCACGTTCGAATCCGGTTAATGTGGTGTCCAAGATTCCTGCATTTTGGAATCAAGACTCCTGCATTGCCATTAAG AGTGTTGAAGGGGGAGCCCCAAAAGATCCATCTGGAGATGTTTTCGAATGTTCGAAAGAACGAGGTGAAAAGAAACATAAGATGGGGCAAAACGATGACAGTGCGAGATGGAAGAGTAGCGGGGAGCCTCGAAAGGAAAATTATGTTCATGTGAGGGCTAAAAGAGGCCAGGCAACAAACAGTCACAGCCTTGCAGAAAGG GTTAGGAGAGAAAAAATCAGTGAAAGAATGAGACTGCTTCAAGAACTAGTCCCAGGCTGCAATAAG ATTGCTGGGAAAGCGGTGATGCTCGACGAGATTATTAAGTATGTGCAGTCACTCCAGCAACAGGTTGAG TTCCTGTCAATGAAGCTTGCAGCTGTGAATCCAGAGATGAATCTTGATGCTGAGCAGATATTATCCAATGAT ATCTTTCTGCCAGGATTGAATATTTCCCACAGATCTTTCACTTGCATCCCAGGCTCAACCCTATTGCATGCTTTACCTCAG AATGTATGGGACAATGACCTGCAGAGTATTCTCCAAAAGGGATTTGATTCCATGAGTAGTAGGGGACCAAATGATAGGTGA
- the LOC116027601 gene encoding RING-H2 finger protein ATL77-like, translated as MATHNNSPNIGFLHRRGTARLSFRARRSSEINPSFVAIEISLKFKHIFLGTGGEDGYSYQRSLGESTVSFPLSHGSSGLHLDAYLGNQFHRWMPALSPRVCGILSQRIVHSARRIGFANGGGTVVTASIEILDRERPPPTENNVVDFFPHRDVSSSKPRGLSAEEINRLKEERFENGDDKSLVCPVCLEDFLAGAKTSPLPCSHVFHHGCISSWLEKSASCPICRFDVANHLATT; from the coding sequence ATGGCAACACACAATAACTCACCCAACATCGGATTCTTGCACCGTCGAGGCACCGCCAGGCTCTCCTTTCGAGCCAGGCGGTCATCGGAGATCAACCCTAGCTTTGTAGCAATAGAAATTTCTCTAAAATTCAAACACATATTTCTCGGGACCGGCGGCGAGGATGGGTACAGCTATCAGAGGAGTCTTGGCGAGTCAACCGTTTCCTTTCCTCTCAGCCACGGCTCTTCCGGGCTGCACCTAGACGCCTATTTGGGAAACCAATTTCACCGCTGGATGCCGGCATTATCTCCTCGCGTTTGTGGCATCCTCTCCCAACGTATTGTGCATTCTGCGCGGCGAATTGGATTTGCTAACGGCGGTGGAACGGTAGTTACAGCTTCTATTGAGATCCTGGACCGAGAACGACCGCCGCCTACTGAGAATAATGTCGTCGATTTTTTTCCTCACCGTGATGTTTCATCGTCGAAGCCGAGGGGTTTGAGCGCGGAGGAGATCAACAGGCTGAAGGAAGAGAGGTTTGAGAATGGCGATGATAAATCGTTGGTCTGTCCTGTTTGTTTGGAAGACTTTTTGGCGGGAGCAAAGACTTCGCCATTGCCCTGCTCTCACGTCTTCCACCATGGATGCATATCTTCATGGCTGGAAAAATCTGCAAGCTGTCCTATTTGTAGATTTGATGTCGCCAACCATCTGGCAACAACTTAA
- the LOC116027806 gene encoding probable xyloglucan glycosyltransferase 12, with protein sequence MAPFGWWGAKESHMGTPVVVKMENPNNWSMVELEGASEEDFLCTAADDDDHHGPSMPAFRPREKVRNKNAKQLTWVLLLKAHKAAGCLTSIAAALLGLASVVRRRVASGRTDCADTTPAENPAVKTRFFSCIKVFLALSLVLLGFEIAAYFQGWHFSATDLQFQYLYTLTNPFAVKGLFDWIYSKWVLVRVEYLAPPLQFLANVCIVLFLIQSLDRLILCLGCFWIRFKKIKPIAKEGAMDLEGGEGAGYFPMVLVQIPMCNEREVYQQSIAAVCSLDWPKSSFLIQVLDDSDDTATQSLIKDEVHKWQKEGANIVYRHRVIREGYKAGNLKSAMNCSYVKDYEFVVIFDADFQPAPDFLKRTVPYFKDNEDLGLVQARWSFVNKDENLLTRLQLINLAFHFEVEQQVNGIYLNFFGFNGTAGVWRIKALEESGGWLERTTVEDMDIAVRAHLHGWKFIFLNDVECQCELPESYEAYRKQQHRWHSGPMQLFRLCLPDIINSKISIWKKSNLIFLFFLLRKLILPFYSFTLFCIILPMTMFIPEATLPSWIVCYIPATMSFLNILPAPKSFPFIVPYLLFENTMSVTKFNAMISGLFQLGSAYEWVVTKKLGRSSEGDLASLVDEKPKPQRGVSVPDLDELREEMKQKEQKASRKKKHNRIYTKELALAFLLLTAAARSLMSAQGIHFYFLLFQGVSFLLVGLDLIGEQVD encoded by the exons ATGGCTCCGTTTGGGTGGTGGGGGGCTAAGGAGAGCCATATGGGAACCCCAGTGGTGGTGAAAATGGAGAACCCGAATAACTGGTCAATGGTGGAGCTAGAAGGTGCATCGGAGGAGGATTTTCTGTGCACCGCCGCCGACGACGACGACCACCACGGCCCTTCAATGCCGGCTTTCCGGCCCCGCGAGAAAGTACGGAACAAAAACGCCAAGCAGCTCACTTGGGTGCTCCTCCTCAAGGCGCATAAAGCCGCCGGCTGTCTCACCTCCATCGCCGCCGCATTGCTCGGCCTCGCCTCCGTCGTGCGCCGCCGCGTCGCCTCCGGGAGGACCGACTGCGCCGACACTACCCCCGCGGAGAATCCTGCGGTCAAGACCCGTTTCTTCTCCTGCATAAAGGTCTTCCTCGCCCTATCCCTAGTCCTGCTAGGGTTTGAAATTGCCGCATATTTTCAAGGCTGGCACTTTAGTGCCACCGATCTTCAATTCCAGTATCTCTACACTCTAACTAACCCTTTTGCGGTTAAGGGTTTGTTTGATTGGATTTATTCCAAGTGGGTTTTGGTTAGGGTGGAGTATCTCGCTCCCCCACTCCAATTCTTGGCCAATGTCTGCATTGTCCTGTTCCTTATCCAGAGCTTGGATAGGCTTATCCTTTGCCTGGGTTGTTTCTGGATCCGGTTTAAGAAGATAAAACCAATTGCCAAAGAAGGAGCCATGGATCTTGAAGGGGGTGAAGGGGCTGGTTATTTCCCCATGGTTCTAGTTCAGATCCCCATGTGCAATGAAAGAGAG GTTTATCAGCAATCAATAGCTGCGGTGTGTAGCTTAGATTGGCCTAAATCGAGCTTTTTGATTCAAGTTCTTGATGATTCTGATGATACCGCGACTCAGTCGTTGATTAAAGACGAGGTGCATAAATGGCAGAAGGAGGGGGCCAACATTGTGTACAGGCATAGAGTGATTAGGGAGGGATATAAGGCGGGGAATCTCAAGTCCGCCATGAATTGCAGCTATGTTAAGGACTACGAATTTGTTGTCATATTCGATGCTGATTTTCAGCCAGCACCGGATTTTCTTAAAAGAACTGTTCCTTATTTCAAG GATAACGAGGACCTAGGGCTGGTTCAGGCAAGGTGGTCCTTTGTGAACAAGGATGAAAATCTGCTAACGAGGTTGCAGCTCATTAATTTAGCTTTTCATTTCGAAGTGGAGCAGCAGGTCAATGGGATTTACCTAAATTTCTTTGGGTTTAACGGGACTGCTGGAGTGTGGAGGATAAAAGCGTTGGAGGAGTCCGGTGGATGGTTGGAAAGGACGACGGTGGAGGATATGGATATTGCTGTCCGGGCGCACCTCCATGGATGGAAATTTATCTTTCTTAACGATGTAGAG TGTCAATGTGAGTTGCCGGAATCTTATGAGGCGTATAGGAAACAACAACATAGGTGGCATTCTGGGCCCATGCAGTTGTTCCGTCTTTGTTTGCCTGACATCATTAACTCAAAG ATCAGCATTTGGAAGAAATCCAAtttaattttcctattcttcctCTTGAGGAAATTGATACTCCCGTTTTATTCGTTCACTCTTTTTTGCATTATTCTTCCCATGACAATGTTCATTCCCGAGGCTACACTTCCATCATGGATCGTTTGCTACATCCCCGCCACCATGTCGTTTCTCAATATACTTCCGGCCCCAAAATCTTTCCCTTTCATCGTCCCGTACCTTCTATTCGAGAACACAATGTCGGTCACCAAGTTCAATGCCATGATTTCCGGACTTTTCCAACTCGGAAGTGCGTATGAGTGGGTTGTAACGAAAAAGCTAGGGCGATCCTCCGAGGGTGATCTTGCCTCGTTGGTCGATGAAAAACCGAAACCCCAAAGAGGGGTATCCGTACCTGATTTAGACGAACTGCGGGAGGAAATGAAACAGAAGGAACAGAAGGCTTCCCGCAAAAAGAAGCACAACCGGATATACACGAAAGAACTAGCCCTCGCGTTCCTCCTTCTGACAGCTGCAGCGAGGAGCCTCATGTCAGCTCAGGGCATCCATTTCTACTTCTTGCTGTTCCAAGGCGTATCCTTCCTACTCGTCGGGTTGGACCTGATAGGTGAACAGGTAGACTAA